One Ignavibacterium album JCM 16511 genomic region harbors:
- the cysS gene encoding cysteine--tRNA ligase, giving the protein MLKIYNTLTKQKEEFTPLNSPLVKMYICGPTVYDYFHIGNARSFIMSDIVRRYLEYKGYVVTFVMNLTDVDDKIIKKANEEGKSAKEVAEFYIREFFTDIEKLRIKPATYYPRATEFMNDMIEMIKRLEEKGIAYNVDGNVFYDVSKFMDYGKLSGKKTEELEAGARVEVNEQKKHPLDFALWKKAKEGEPYWESPWGKGRPGWHIECSAMSCKLLGESFDIHAGGHDLIFPHHENEIAQSEAANEKPFAKYWLHFGFLNINEEKMSKSLGNFFTAREILKKYSAEAIRLFFVQAHYRGPLNFSDELLQAAEKGVEKIQNLADKLNEELNKTSEGKKVNFNFEQWYKKFEEAMDDDFNSAQATAVLFDFTREVNRLIAESENPDKQFLTEAKSFLKKTADEVLGVVNFEKKEDLPSLENDLIELLIKIRTEAKQNKNYALSDKIRDELKNLGVILQDTKEGTSFKKVRK; this is encoded by the coding sequence ATGCTTAAGATTTATAACACACTTACAAAACAAAAAGAAGAATTTACACCGCTTAATTCACCATTGGTTAAAATGTATATCTGCGGACCAACTGTTTATGATTACTTTCATATTGGTAACGCGCGTTCATTTATAATGTCAGATATCGTCAGAAGATATCTTGAGTACAAAGGATATGTTGTAACATTTGTGATGAATCTTACTGATGTTGATGATAAGATAATCAAGAAAGCGAATGAAGAAGGAAAGTCTGCAAAGGAAGTTGCAGAGTTTTATATACGCGAATTTTTTACTGATATCGAAAAGCTCAGAATAAAACCGGCAACTTACTATCCTCGTGCAACTGAATTTATGAATGATATGATTGAAATGATAAAAAGACTCGAAGAAAAAGGTATTGCTTACAATGTTGATGGGAATGTTTTTTATGATGTCTCAAAGTTTATGGACTATGGAAAATTAAGCGGAAAAAAAACAGAAGAACTTGAAGCCGGCGCAAGAGTAGAAGTTAATGAACAGAAAAAACATCCGCTCGATTTTGCGTTGTGGAAAAAAGCTAAGGAAGGCGAACCTTATTGGGAAAGTCCGTGGGGGAAAGGTCGTCCCGGTTGGCACATTGAGTGTTCTGCAATGAGTTGCAAACTTTTAGGTGAGTCATTTGATATTCACGCCGGTGGACACGATTTAATTTTCCCACATCACGAAAATGAGATTGCACAAAGTGAAGCTGCGAATGAAAAACCGTTCGCAAAGTATTGGCTGCATTTTGGATTTCTCAACATTAACGAAGAGAAAATGTCAAAGTCACTTGGCAACTTTTTCACTGCAAGAGAAATTCTGAAAAAATATTCTGCTGAAGCGATAAGATTATTTTTTGTACAGGCACACTATCGGGGTCCTCTTAATTTCAGTGATGAGCTTTTGCAGGCAGCAGAAAAAGGTGTTGAGAAAATTCAGAATCTTGCAGACAAGTTGAATGAGGAATTAAATAAAACTTCAGAAGGTAAGAAAGTAAATTTCAACTTCGAGCAATGGTATAAAAAGTTTGAAGAAGCAATGGATGACGATTTTAACTCTGCACAGGCAACTGCCGTGCTGTTTGATTTTACGAGAGAAGTAAACCGTCTTATTGCAGAAAGTGAAAATCCGGATAAACAATTTCTCACTGAAGCAAAATCTTTTCTGAAAAAAACTGCTGACGAAGTCCTCGGTGTTGTAAACTTTGAAAAGAAAGAAGACCTTCCATCGCTCGAAAACGACTTAATTGAGTTACTGATTAAAATCAGAACCGAAGCCAAACAAAATAAAAACTATGCTCTTTCAGATAAAATAAGAGATGAACTAAAAAATCTTGGTGTAATTCTTCAGGATACCAAAGAAGGAACAAGTTTTAAGAAGGTAAGGAAATAG
- a CDS encoding T9SS type A sorting domain-containing protein, translated as MKKISSLLFIFFFVTQIFPQTGSVELRTGGGTLVSTHASIAEAYNAISTPLSDSYLIEILPAYDQSSETIPITLGAKDGASATNTITIRPASGNTGEIISATSSSGILVLNDADFVIIDGRPGGVGSAPDFRIQNLATTGTNSNTIWLQNGASNNVIKYVHVLNNTQNTAGPRAIVIGTSTTTGNDNNLITNCKIEGGRSGIGIAGSTTVPNNNTRVSNCEIFDWGYAGIWVVSGGMNFTADSNKIYQTVGVNNTIVSGIIMTTMAGATYDLKKNWIYDLRTTSTSTSNIRGIYAAGPAAGSIFNVENNMISNTLDNLNAQTVTGIEFLGSNAYTANIYYNTIKIGGNHTGGTAGATTSAGIRIGAAAITLNMKNNIAINQRTGGNVNHIGFALVSATGTYDIDYNCYYADGTNSFQAYLGTTGYNVLNDYKLASGTNEQNTIFKNVSFVSSTDLHLVPPSDGDTDLAGIPLTTIVDDFDGDTRDNQFPYKGADEASKIPVELTSFTASVSNNSVTLFWSTATETNNSGFSIERKSGNSDWLKIGFINGSGTSTEINHYSFTDRELASGIYNYRLKQIDFDGTYKYYLLNESIEIGIPDEFTLSQNYPNPFNPNTTIEFSLPKDSKVKLVIYNSIGEEVATLINNQLSAGYYKYNWNASDLTSGIYYYKLISDDGFLVKKMMLLK; from the coding sequence ATGAAGAAAATATCTTCCCTATTATTTATTTTTTTCTTTGTCACTCAGATATTTCCACAGACAGGTTCAGTTGAATTAAGAACGGGTGGAGGAACACTTGTAAGTACTCACGCATCAATTGCAGAAGCATACAATGCCATTTCAACTCCATTAAGCGATTCTTATTTAATTGAAATTCTTCCGGCCTATGATCAAAGCTCTGAGACAATCCCCATCACGCTCGGAGCTAAAGATGGTGCAAGCGCAACAAACACAATTACAATAAGACCTGCTTCGGGAAATACAGGAGAAATCATTTCAGCAACATCTTCGTCTGGCATTCTGGTTTTAAATGATGCAGATTTTGTTATAATTGACGGAAGACCAGGAGGTGTTGGGAGCGCTCCTGATTTCAGGATTCAAAATCTTGCAACAACAGGTACAAACTCGAATACAATATGGTTACAAAACGGTGCCTCTAATAATGTCATTAAATATGTTCATGTTCTTAATAACACTCAAAACACAGCCGGGCCAAGAGCCATTGTTATTGGAACTTCAACCACAACAGGCAATGACAATAATTTAATTACTAATTGTAAAATAGAAGGGGGCAGAAGCGGAATTGGAATTGCCGGTTCGACAACTGTTCCTAATAATAACACAAGAGTGTCAAATTGCGAAATCTTCGACTGGGGTTACGCAGGAATCTGGGTTGTTTCAGGCGGAATGAACTTTACTGCTGATTCCAACAAAATATATCAGACAGTTGGAGTGAATAATACAATCGTATCCGGAATAATTATGACAACCATGGCTGGCGCAACTTATGATTTAAAGAAAAACTGGATTTATGATTTACGAACCACTTCCACTTCAACATCAAACATAAGAGGAATTTATGCTGCAGGCCCTGCTGCAGGATCAATTTTTAATGTTGAAAATAATATGATTTCGAATACACTCGATAACTTAAATGCTCAAACAGTTACAGGAATTGAATTTCTTGGTAGCAATGCTTACACTGCTAATATTTATTATAACACAATTAAGATTGGAGGTAATCATACAGGCGGAACTGCAGGAGCGACAACTTCTGCCGGAATACGAATAGGAGCAGCAGCTATCACTCTTAATATGAAAAATAATATTGCAATTAATCAACGAACCGGCGGAAATGTAAATCATATCGGATTTGCACTGGTAAGCGCAACCGGCACTTATGATATAGATTATAATTGTTATTATGCAGACGGAACAAACAGCTTTCAGGCATATTTGGGAACAACAGGTTACAATGTTCTCAATGATTATAAACTTGCATCGGGAACAAATGAGCAAAATACTATATTCAAAAATGTTTCATTTGTATCTTCAACTGATTTACATCTTGTTCCGCCTTCTGATGGTGATACTGATTTGGCTGGAATTCCTTTAACCACAATTGTTGATGATTTTGATGGTGATACCCGTGATAATCAATTTCCATATAAAGGTGCTGATGAAGCTTCAAAAATCCCGGTTGAATTAACTTCATTCACAGCTTCTGTTTCAAATAATTCTGTTACATTATTCTGGTCAACTGCAACAGAAACGAACAACTCAGGATTCAGTATAGAAAGAAAATCAGGAAATTCAGATTGGTTAAAAATTGGTTTTATAAATGGAAGCGGAACTTCAACTGAAATCAATCATTATTCATTTACCGATAGAGAACTTGCTTCAGGAATTTACAACTACAGATTAAAACAAATTGATTTTGACGGAACTTATAAATACTACTTATTAAATGAATCAATTGAAATTGGAATTCCTGATGAATTCACTTTATCACAAAATTATCCGAATCCATTTAATCCGAATACAACAATTGAATTTTCTTTGCCAAAGGATTCAAAAGTTAAACTTGTTATTTACAACAGTATTGGCGAAGAAGTTGCAACATTAATTAATAATCAGTTAAGTGCAGGATATTATAAGTACAACTGGAATGCATCTGATTTAACAAGTGGAATATACTATTATAAATTAATTTCTGATGATGGATTTTTAGTTAAGAAGATGATGCTATTGAAATAA
- a CDS encoding FAD-binding oxidoreductase, producing MIIKTKQDELQNYLTDASNYKGSCEAVYIPQNKEELIKILKEANEQRTKVTIAGAGTGLTGARVPEEGIVISTEKLNRILEINIEEKFAIVEPAVYLSHFLDELKSFGFFYPPDPTEKNCFIGGTVATNASGAKTFKYGATRNFVQELEIVLADGNEIYLKRGEVSAKGNKLNLRTKSGKEIFIELPEINLPVTKNASGYFVKPNMDAIDLFIGSEGTLGVFTKIKLKILPSPERIISMVAFFNKEIDAISFVNKAREISYRTRQDNLSDEIDALALEFFDNNSLKFLSFDFPNIPPKANAAVWFEQEVKLSAEDKLIEKWFSLISDYNVDEEKIWFATNESERKQIEEFRHAISWKVNEYISRNNFRKLGTDVAVPDNEMKNFYHFLIDLMSKSNLDFVLYGHLGNSHFHLNILPKNENEFQSGKELYRKICLKAIELKGTVSAEHGIGKIKTQYLIDMFGEETINKMKAIKQKLDPNYILGVGNIFKSS from the coding sequence ATGATAATTAAAACCAAACAAGACGAATTGCAGAACTATCTGACTGATGCTTCAAATTATAAAGGAAGTTGTGAAGCAGTTTATATTCCTCAGAACAAGGAGGAGCTGATTAAAATTCTTAAAGAAGCAAATGAACAAAGAACAAAAGTTACAATAGCCGGTGCTGGTACAGGATTAACAGGCGCAAGAGTTCCTGAGGAAGGAATTGTAATATCAACCGAAAAACTTAATCGGATACTTGAAATCAATATTGAGGAAAAATTCGCCATAGTTGAACCCGCAGTTTATCTTTCGCATTTTCTTGATGAGTTGAAATCGTTCGGATTCTTTTATCCACCCGACCCAACTGAAAAAAATTGTTTTATCGGCGGAACTGTTGCAACAAATGCTTCAGGCGCAAAAACATTTAAATATGGTGCAACGAGAAATTTTGTTCAGGAACTTGAAATCGTTTTAGCTGACGGAAATGAAATTTATCTGAAAAGAGGCGAAGTATCTGCAAAAGGAAATAAACTAAATCTGAGAACTAAATCTGGCAAAGAAATATTTATTGAGCTGCCTGAAATAAATCTACCTGTAACAAAAAATGCATCGGGATATTTTGTAAAACCGAATATGGATGCGATTGATTTGTTTATCGGTTCGGAAGGAACACTTGGAGTATTTACAAAAATTAAATTGAAAATTCTTCCTTCTCCCGAAAGAATAATTTCAATGGTTGCTTTTTTTAATAAAGAAATTGATGCAATAAGTTTTGTTAATAAAGCTCGCGAAATTTCATATCGTACACGACAAGATAATCTTAGTGATGAAATAGATGCATTGGCATTGGAATTTTTCGATAACAATTCGTTAAAATTTTTATCATTTGATTTTCCGAATATTCCACCAAAAGCAAATGCGGCGGTTTGGTTCGAACAGGAAGTAAAATTATCAGCTGAAGATAAACTAATTGAGAAATGGTTTTCACTTATTTCAGATTATAATGTTGATGAAGAAAAAATATGGTTTGCAACCAATGAATCTGAAAGAAAACAGATTGAGGAATTTCGTCACGCAATTTCCTGGAAAGTGAATGAATACATTTCAAGAAACAATTTCAGAAAACTCGGGACAGATGTTGCCGTGCCTGATAATGAAATGAAAAACTTTTATCATTTCTTGATTGATTTAATGTCAAAATCAAATTTAGATTTTGTTTTGTATGGTCATCTTGGTAATTCACATTTTCATTTAAATATCCTACCAAAAAATGAAAATGAATTTCAAAGTGGTAAAGAACTTTACCGAAAAATTTGTCTTAAAGCAATTGAGCTAAAAGGTACAGTTTCTGCCGAGCATGGAATTGGTAAAATTAAAACACAGTATCTGATTGATATGTTTGGTGAAGAAACAATAAACAAGATGAAGGCGATAAAGCAAAAACTCGATCCGAATTACATACTCGGAGTTGGGAATATTTTTAAATCATCTTAA
- a CDS encoding glycosyltransferase, with amino-acid sequence MYSSDKLPDFVKRYLKKFSLPIWTISRDYKKLFQNIIVIPSLAEFEQLPHCLKSLEQNDESLLDKTLVLIVVNNSESADDEIKLNNKRTLQFLKSYNGTLNLSFIDAASKGKELPDKFAGVGLARKIGCDLALTKFDYSSDKKKIIFFLDADCIVSSDYLLKVTSEFHKKDLHSAVIEYEHHYSKNSPEAEAIICYEIFLRYHRLGLKFAKSYYDYHTIGSTIVCDTASYIKAGGMNKRKAGEDYYFLEKLAKLDKIFTISEALVYPSSRKSWRVPFGTGQRIIRHLSKKQNEYVAYNPESFRILKKWLNYFLDENVIDTKSILNKAREINSGLFYFLINQKFERDWERILKNNQSAEEIQKQKIYWFDAFKTLKLIHYLRDNGYPNINLFDAVDELLNRMKIKSDIDRHSEIPDIQIQEQYLLFLRKILRERFSDDN; translated from the coding sequence ATGTATTCGTCTGATAAACTACCTGATTTTGTAAAAAGATATCTGAAAAAATTTTCTCTTCCTATCTGGACAATTTCAAGAGATTACAAAAAACTATTTCAAAATATTATTGTCATTCCTTCGCTTGCAGAATTTGAACAACTTCCTCATTGCCTGAAATCATTAGAACAGAATGATGAATCTTTGCTTGATAAAACATTAGTGCTGATTGTTGTTAACAATTCAGAAAGTGCCGATGATGAAATTAAATTAAATAATAAAAGAACACTCCAATTTCTAAAAAGCTATAATGGTACACTCAATCTCTCATTCATTGATGCAGCTTCAAAAGGAAAAGAATTGCCTGATAAGTTTGCAGGAGTTGGCTTAGCTAGAAAAATTGGTTGTGATTTGGCATTAACAAAGTTTGATTATTCTTCCGACAAAAAGAAAATCATTTTCTTCCTTGATGCTGATTGCATAGTTAGTTCTGATTATCTTTTAAAAGTTACATCTGAATTCCACAAAAAAGATTTACACTCTGCTGTAATTGAATATGAACATCATTATTCAAAAAATTCACCTGAAGCTGAAGCAATTATTTGCTATGAAATTTTTCTTCGTTATCATCGTCTGGGTTTAAAGTTTGCAAAATCTTATTACGATTATCACACAATAGGTTCAACAATCGTTTGTGATACCGCTTCATACATTAAAGCAGGCGGAATGAATAAAAGAAAAGCCGGCGAAGATTATTATTTTTTAGAAAAGCTTGCGAAGCTTGATAAAATTTTTACTATCTCAGAAGCGCTTGTTTATCCGTCATCGAGAAAATCGTGGCGCGTTCCATTTGGTACAGGACAAAGAATCATTCGTCATCTTAGCAAAAAGCAAAATGAGTATGTTGCATACAATCCGGAATCATTTCGGATACTAAAAAAATGGTTGAATTATTTTTTAGACGAGAATGTTATTGATACTAAAAGCATTCTTAACAAAGCAAGAGAAATTAATTCCGGACTATTCTACTTTTTAATAAATCAGAAATTCGAAAGAGACTGGGAAAGAATATTAAAGAATAATCAATCAGCAGAAGAAATTCAGAAGCAAAAGATTTATTGGTTTGATGCTTTCAAAACACTTAAGTTAATTCATTATCTGCGAGATAACGGTTATCCAAACATTAACCTATTTGATGCTGTTGATGAACTTCTGAACCGTATGAAGATAAAATCTGATATAGATAGGCATTCAGAAATTCCTGATATTCAAATTCAAGAACAATATTTGTTATTTTTAAGAAAGATTTTGAGAGAAAGATTTTCTGATGATAATTAA
- the miaA gene encoding tRNA (adenosine(37)-N6)-dimethylallyltransferase MiaA → MNYNLITILGPTAVGKTKLAAQLAHHFNGEIISADSRQVYKHLDIGTGKDLTDYVVEGKKINYYLIDVIELPAEFNLFDFYKYFFTCYHQIKANNKTPFLVGGTGLYLSSVIQNYDLKEVEKEKELIEELQSKSYNELKNILLEVNPKPHNITDFESKERIIQAIIVAKAQKPVENKVEIYSLNIGINPGRDVVKKRIKERLEKRLNEGMIQEVEFLLNKNISPERLIRLGLEYKFITEYLTGKISLVQMHNDLYRAICAFAKRQMTWFRKMEREGVKIFWLNEADFDKAKEIIKNNYVFV, encoded by the coding sequence ATGAATTACAATTTAATCACAATACTCGGACCGACTGCTGTTGGCAAAACAAAACTCGCCGCTCAGCTCGCACATCATTTTAACGGTGAAATTATATCTGCTGATTCACGTCAGGTTTATAAGCATCTTGATATCGGAACCGGAAAAGACCTTACTGATTATGTTGTTGAAGGTAAAAAAATCAATTATTACTTGATTGATGTAATAGAGCTTCCGGCTGAGTTCAATCTTTTCGATTTTTATAAATATTTTTTCACCTGCTATCATCAGATAAAAGCAAACAATAAAACCCCTTTCCTTGTCGGAGGAACAGGATTGTATCTCAGCTCGGTTATACAGAATTATGATTTAAAGGAAGTTGAGAAAGAAAAAGAATTGATTGAAGAACTTCAGAGTAAATCTTATAATGAATTGAAAAATATTTTACTCGAAGTAAATCCAAAACCACATAATATAACTGACTTTGAGTCTAAAGAGAGAATTATTCAGGCAATTATTGTAGCAAAAGCACAAAAGCCGGTTGAGAATAAAGTAGAGATTTATTCTTTGAATATCGGAATAAATCCAGGCAGAGATGTAGTAAAGAAAAGAATAAAAGAACGACTCGAAAAAAGATTGAATGAAGGAATGATTCAGGAAGTAGAATTTTTATTAAATAAAAATATCTCTCCGGAAAGATTAATCCGTCTTGGTCTTGAATATAAATTCATAACAGAATACTTAACCGGCAAAATTTCTTTAGTACAAATGCACAATGATTTATACAGAGCAATCTGTGCTTTTGCCAAAAGACAAATGACCTGGTTCAGAAAAATGGAAAGAGAAGGTGTAAAAATATTCTGGCTTAATGAAGCTGATTTTGATAAAGCCAAAGAAATTATAAAAAATAATTATGTATTCGTCTGA
- a CDS encoding cyclic nucleotide-binding domain-containing protein: MIATKNNDSIFLNILFNGIKNNSLPVNLNGKLYEDFKEGEIIYESGEESNFIYLIISGKVKIKENGVKKLQFRRENEFFGEKEIIKNSNRTSSAMAESDSTVYKISKQDFENILKNVPAIKQNIIDFTNLTEEDFVSHNQITKQPLQVEGTETLSAESENIFQPQDEQNNGNGKEKIELPDYLKELDEFEEITHDNETKVEEVKSEEENDFLEINSTDDFELTEPNKDETFLDTDFEYENNPEVELSEEVIDEINRDVNEDQERLIPVEEEIETILEEKVSLKNFNLILNQISANQNLSLTVQSILKNFLLLTGSDRGIIFLFDEKKSELIPEYNIGGKSEIPNVKLPEGITGKAASSKKIIFIQNPESDARYVGSFDNPFEFAAANVIYLPLFDNQIELQGFATLSYNEETISENFIRQLKIYSILAGESILLSKQLSLIESKKHLGVIGDVSKFLLGDIKSPMLTIKHYTSIISRFDIPDEIKRVITLLTMQANSVLDLLQSTSDFAEKKSNIRKTSVQLNDLLNNILDLLSEFVESKNIKLYKKFAQNCTVNIDPRKFHVAIYELIKYASSELPSGGKIFFSTEFLGKEVQIRIYNEGKFQQPERFPLVSRGDLSLDIADFFLKAMNANFNVAEKNSGGVIFIISIPVTSN; this comes from the coding sequence ATGATTGCCACAAAAAATAACGATTCAATTTTTCTGAATATTCTTTTTAACGGCATTAAAAATAATTCCCTTCCGGTTAATCTTAACGGAAAATTGTATGAGGACTTTAAGGAAGGCGAAATCATTTATGAAAGTGGTGAAGAAAGTAATTTTATTTATCTGATTATTTCCGGAAAAGTTAAGATTAAAGAAAATGGAGTTAAGAAATTGCAGTTCAGACGAGAAAATGAATTCTTTGGCGAAAAGGAAATCATAAAAAATTCTAATCGAACTTCTTCAGCAATGGCTGAAAGTGATTCAACTGTTTATAAAATCAGTAAACAGGATTTCGAAAATATTCTTAAGAATGTTCCTGCCATAAAACAAAATATTATTGATTTTACAAATCTCACAGAAGAGGATTTTGTTTCGCATAATCAGATAACCAAGCAACCACTGCAGGTTGAAGGAACAGAGACTCTTTCAGCTGAATCAGAAAATATTTTTCAACCACAGGATGAACAGAATAACGGAAACGGCAAAGAAAAGATTGAACTTCCCGACTATCTGAAAGAACTTGATGAGTTTGAAGAAATAACTCATGATAATGAAACAAAAGTTGAAGAAGTTAAATCGGAAGAAGAAAATGATTTCTTAGAAATAAATTCAACAGATGATTTTGAATTAACTGAGCCAAACAAAGATGAGACTTTTCTTGATACTGATTTTGAATATGAAAATAATCCTGAGGTTGAATTAAGTGAAGAAGTAATTGATGAAATCAATCGGGATGTTAATGAAGATCAGGAAAGATTAATTCCTGTAGAAGAAGAAATTGAAACAATTCTTGAAGAAAAAGTTAGTCTGAAAAATTTTAATCTGATTCTGAATCAAATAAGCGCTAATCAAAATCTGAGTTTAACAGTTCAATCAATTCTGAAAAACTTCCTCTTACTCACCGGTTCTGATCGTGGAATAATTTTTTTGTTTGATGAGAAAAAATCAGAATTGATTCCTGAATACAATATTGGCGGTAAATCAGAAATTCCCAATGTCAAATTGCCCGAAGGAATTACCGGAAAAGCAGCTTCATCCAAAAAAATAATTTTTATACAAAATCCTGAAAGTGATGCGAGATATGTAGGCAGTTTCGATAATCCATTTGAATTCGCTGCTGCAAATGTTATTTATCTTCCATTATTTGATAACCAGATTGAGCTGCAGGGTTTTGCAACTTTATCATATAATGAAGAAACTATTTCAGAAAATTTCATAAGGCAGTTAAAGATTTACAGCATACTTGCGGGCGAAAGTATTCTTCTTTCAAAACAACTTTCCTTAATCGAATCGAAAAAGCATCTTGGTGTAATCGGAGATGTTTCTAAATTTTTGCTTGGCGATATTAAATCACCGATGCTTACAATAAAACATTATACAAGTATTATTTCACGCTTCGATATTCCCGACGAAATAAAAAGAGTCATAACATTACTTACAATGCAGGCAAACTCTGTTCTCGATCTTCTTCAATCTACTTCGGACTTTGCTGAAAAAAAATCTAACATTAGAAAAACCTCTGTACAATTAAATGATTTATTAAACAACATTCTTGATTTACTATCTGAATTTGTTGAATCAAAAAACATAAAGCTTTATAAAAAGTTTGCTCAGAACTGCACTGTTAATATTGATCCAAGAAAATTTCATGTTGCGATTTATGAACTGATAAAATATGCAAGTTCAGAACTACCTTCCGGAGGAAAAATATTTTTCAGTACAGAATTTCTTGGCAAGGAAGTTCAAATAAGAATTTACAACGAAGGCAAATTTCAACAACCGGAAAGATTCCCGCTTGTTTCAAGAGGTGATTTAAGTTTAGACATAGCTGACTTTTTCCTGAAAGCAATGAATGCAAACTTTAATGTGGCAGAAAAAAATAGTGGCGGAGTTATTTTCATTATTAGTATTCCGGTTACTTCAAATTAA
- a CDS encoding RNA polymerase sigma factor produces MEEKELVELAKSGDRKALAKLVKDHEQTVYNFAFKICRDREKAENIMQETFLSMIKHLNQFDGNSKLSTWLYRIVSNHCLMQARKEKNRYFVSINEDNEDELYEDKYVADWSRIPHLDVENNELRKILDVAIDKLAPDYRVVFLLRDVEGLSTEETAKATDLSVPAVKSRLHRARAFLRKELNEALSQ; encoded by the coding sequence ATGGAAGAAAAAGAATTAGTAGAACTTGCCAAAAGTGGAGACAGAAAAGCGCTTGCAAAGCTGGTAAAAGATCACGAGCAAACCGTTTATAATTTTGCTTTTAAGATTTGTCGGGATCGTGAAAAAGCTGAAAATATTATGCAGGAAACTTTTCTGAGTATGATAAAACATTTAAACCAGTTTGATGGTAACTCGAAGCTTTCAACCTGGCTTTACCGGATTGTTTCCAATCATTGTCTAATGCAGGCAAGAAAAGAAAAAAACAGATACTTTGTTTCGATCAATGAAGATAATGAAGATGAGTTGTATGAGGATAAATATGTTGCTGACTGGAGCAGAATTCCGCATCTTGATGTTGAAAATAATGAGCTTAGAAAAATTCTTGATGTAGCAATTGATAAACTTGCACCGGATTACAGAGTCGTTTTTCTGCTTCGTGATGTTGAAGGTTTATCTACTGAAGAAACTGCAAAGGCAACTGATTTATCTGTTCCTGCAGTAAAATCAAGACTACACAGAGCAAGAGCATTTTTAAGAAAAGAACTAAATGAGGCATTAAGCCAATGA
- a CDS encoding zf-HC2 domain-containing protein, with the protein MSKENPNCKEVMQHICESLGEDLNSEKCVAIKHHLDNCTGCQSYFKTVELTIDLYKKYNVEIPQDAHKRLMNFLNLADCDE; encoded by the coding sequence ATGAGTAAAGAAAATCCAAATTGCAAAGAAGTAATGCAACATATTTGCGAGAGTTTGGGAGAAGACCTGAACTCAGAAAAGTGTGTTGCGATAAAACATCATCTTGATAATTGCACCGGCTGCCAGAGTTATTTCAAAACGGTGGAATTGACAATTGATCTCTATAAAAAATATAATGTAGAAATTCCTCAGGATGCTCACAAACGACTTATGAATTTTCTTAATCTTGCTGATTGCGACGAATAA
- a CDS encoding rhodanese-like domain-containing protein, with product MKLSAFVILFITLTFKMFAQATSEVPSINVDEFIKLVEKDSSVIILDVRTPAELTGPLGKIQRAINIPIQELPGRINELKPYKDQQIYVICRTQNRSFASSQSLNKNGFKTVYVIGGMTEYFNKKNNNK from the coding sequence ATGAAATTATCTGCGTTTGTTATATTATTCATTACTTTAACATTTAAGATGTTTGCACAAGCAACTTCTGAAGTACCTTCAATAAATGTGGATGAATTTATCAAACTGGTTGAAAAAGATTCGTCAGTAATTATTCTTGATGTAAGAACTCCTGCAGAATTGACAGGCCCTTTAGGCAAAATACAAAGAGCAATTAATATTCCTATTCAGGAGTTGCCTGGCAGGATCAATGAATTGAAACCTTATAAAGACCAACAAATTTATGTAATCTGCAGAACTCAGAATCGTTCCTTTGCATCATCTCAGTCTTTAAATAAAAACGGATTCAAAACTGTTTATGTTATTGGCGGAATGACTGAATACTTCAACAAAAAAAATAACAACAAATAA